cactgatattatttgattaaaatcaaagtaataggtACTAAAAGTCCCTATGAAAtggctaaatttgtacaatttttggttttattgatatattagagataagaaaagtaggataattagtgAGAagtatcttattatttccactgtaatagttaatttattgtctagactgctatggaaataagattgttgaacgatgtaattacatattttgaatacattttagggtcacaTACAAACATGATAAAACTAGGCATtaaagggatatattttttatacgacAGTAAGATTtaattcctttcattttttggtaCCGTTTTGACACATAATTaaaagttcactattttcctcaatattaatgaaagaaaaaagggatttattgttataaaacttgggtGTTCAGGCCCTCAAAATGACCGACATCTACAACGATAACATCACATGAAACTAGTTGTTTAGTTTTGTCTAGATTCTTCCCagtttaatttttctatgatctaatcatgaaaaatgactttAGATTTATCCTAGGTATTTttaggaagagaaaaaaaaagaacctttaTTGGATTaatgtagaataaattattgtagaaataatttgttgaataacGAGAGTGTAAGTCTTCTTTGACAAACATTTCAGCTTCTCAACAGATTTCAAATAGTTGTTATTCATGAATATAACGATATTTATTACCTCCTTATACAATGTTtggtaaaattttgaaaagacGAAGTGCCCGACGAAACAgtattaaatatcaaagtgaTGGCCTCTCCAACTACGAAATTGCTAAAGCAGAATCCGCCAAAAACCCTATACAACATGCATATCAACGACCAGACTTTGTTACAGAAGgtcgatatatttttataattataaatatatcctgttgattgcattttttaactaattaaacaTTTAGGCTATTCCATGGAGGAAACAGCGTCTTTTCTAGACAACTCGATCAGGCAAATAATTTCACCAAGGATAACTTTATTGGCTGACGTGGGATATGCAGAATGTGTTAATGCTGGTAAATCCAGATACAATGAAGATGAGGCGTGTATTCTACATGGAAAATTAACTTCTGCAAATCGGGGGATATCTATTCCTTACTTTTTCATTGGTCTTTTTGATGGGCATGGAGGACCTGGAACTTCTGTTAAGGCCTCAAAGGAATTGCACCTTGTTGTTAAACAGAGTCTGGAGGATGTTTTAGATATGATCATTGATATGGAATATGATCCAAATACCAATACAAGAAAGGTTGGTGCAGACCATGGTACAAGTGTTAACGATGTAGAAAGTCAAAATTCCTCTCTCGATCAAGAACCAGACGATGTCCCTACTTTATATGAGTTAATCATTGgtaataatttacaaaagtataaaaaaaaagagcaataaatagatataaacatttattttgatgaaataggGGCCTTAGAATCTTCCTTATGGGCTTTTGATCGCTTAATACAAAGGGATTTGAGAAAGTACCGTATCAGTGGCGGATCAACATCACTTGTTGCCTTATTTATTCTAGATAAATTATACTTGGCAAATACAGGGGATTCCCGTGCGGCTGTGTATTACCCACACGAATCAAATCTAATTCCGCTATCCGAAGATCACGTTCCTAATGCAGAACGAAAGAGGTTcttatgaaaatatgtttttgatgaCTTATGATGGTGATTACAATGTTTTTCAGAATACAGCGTATAGCTTATCACCATCCAGATTTATTATTGCACCCAGAGACGAATCAAAAGTTGTACAATCGACATATATTCTGCTGTAAAAATTTGACTCATGCGGATATAGATACCCCAATATTGTACAAAGATTTTTATATGAGTGGATGGAGTGTTCGAAATGCCAAAGAGGAAGACATCAACCTAGTACCCCTCATATCCGGTAAAGGTAAAAACAATCGACTTTTAGCCACTGTTGGAGTTACAAGAAGCATAGGAGATCAtcaattatttgcaaaatgttCACATGTTCCGCTCAAAGAGTTTCTTATTCCTGAGCCAGATGTAACCATTACGGATTTAAGAAACAATCTAGGGATTCTCATAATGAGTACAGATGGATTATGGGACGTACTTTCTCTTGAAGATGTTTACACTTACTTTAAAGATACTCAAGGAACAGACATTTCAGAAATGGAAA
The Lepeophtheirus salmonis chromosome 10, UVic_Lsal_1.4, whole genome shotgun sequence DNA segment above includes these coding regions:
- the LOC121125675 gene encoding protein phosphatase 1H: MFGKILKRRSARRNSIKYQSDGLSNYEIAKAESAKNPIQHAYQRPDFVTEGYSMEETASFLDNSIRQIISPRITLLADVGYAECVNAGKSRYNEDEACILHGKLTSANRGISIPYFFIGLFDGHGGPGTSVKASKELHLVVKQSLEDVLDMIIDMEYDPNTNTRKVGADHGTSVNDVESQNSSLDQEPDDVPTLYELIIGALESSLWAFDRLIQRDLRKYRISGGSTSLVALFILDKLYLANTGDSRAAVYYPHESNLIPLSEDHVPNAERKRIQRIAYHHPDLLLHPETNQKLYNRHIFCCKNLTHADIDTPILYKDFYMSGWSVRNAKEEDINLVPLISGKGKNNRLLATVGVTRSIGDHQLFAKCSHVPLKEFLIPEPDVTITDLRNNLGILIMSTDGLWDVLSLEDVYTYFKDTQGTDISEMEMAKELVHCARGDKMPELYWEMSNGELSSGDDISVFVVSLNKVWNLISQEG